From the genome of Nicotiana sylvestris chromosome 2, ASM39365v2, whole genome shotgun sequence, one region includes:
- the LOC104247807 gene encoding serine/threonine-protein kinase CTR1-like, producing MEKRGNDMQSVEVLPSDAPWWPADISDKLQLITLDSSEDKTNSTVLSSKQEPEGLASKRVSQILWDTGELAEPIPDGFYFVIPERRFKEHFDTIPSLDDLYALEAEGLRPNVILVNLHKDKKLFMLKQLALTLVKGLRSTPAVVVKKIAGLVCDFYKHPKYKSTHVSGTLEEVSHALGSQGIHMLCQIKDGSCHSRAILFKVLADTVGLECKLIVGFPRGGALERTDSSKHICVTVILDSVELLVDLMHYPGKLFPCSTKQRNRSHFFGESDSIETDSYNSPMDPISPTCFSSDYSGTGSPEHPLFRGPGRSILGGRALSFKDCTYDVTSSRSAGASPLHTRRRRRRSISMIPEIGDDIVRLVNLKVLNFHPDDLNTRNGEKGQAQHFHGKCLASDKAISLPSSPHRTYGRGNAAGIFGSPDMMSRLEKVIESSRILNKPLLPFDEWNIDFSEITIGARVGIGFFGEVFRCIWNGTEVAVKVFLEQDLSEENIEDFANEISILSRIRHPNVILFLGACTTPPRLSVITEFMEMGSLYHLIHVSGQKNNLSWQRRLKMLCDICRGLLCIHRMKIVHRDLKSGNCLVNKHYKVKICDFGLSRLLISTPMQDSSSAGTPEWMAPELIRNEPFTEKCDIFSFGVIIWELYTLKKPWEGVPSIQVVYAVANDGKRLEIPEGPLGKLISDCWAEPDERPSCEEILSRLQECRPSAS from the exons ATGGAGAAGAGAGGAAATGATATGCAGTCAGTAGAGGTTCTGCCTTCCGATGCTCCTTGGTGGCCAGCAGATATTTCTGACAAACTACAGTTGATCACTCTGGATTCTTCAGAAGATAAAACAAACTCTACTGTATTGAGCAGCAAGCAGGAGCCAGAGGGTTTAGCATCAAAGAGAGTGTCTCAGATTCTGTGGGACACGGGGGAACTTGCAGAACCAATTCCTGATGGTTTCTACTTTGTTATTCCA GAACGAAGATTCAAGGAGCATTTTGATACTATTCCATCTTTGGATGACCTTTATGCTTTGGAGGCAGAGGGTCTTCGGCCTAATGTTATTCTTGTCAATCTGCATAAAGATAAGAAGCTTTTCATGTTAAAACAGCTGGCCCTCACTTTAGTGAAAGGATTGCGTTCTACTCCAGCTGTAGTGGTGAAGAAGATTGCAGGGTTG GTTTGTGATTTTTATAAGCATCCAAAGTACAAGTCAACTCATGTGAGTGGTACACTTGAGGAGGTCTCACATGCTTTGGGTAGTCAAGGAATCCATATGCTCTGCCAAATAAAGGACGGGTCCTGTCATTCTCGAGCAATCTTGTTCAAAGTTCTTGCAGACACTGTGGGCCTGGAGTGCAAGCTGATTGTG GGTTTTCCAAGAGGAGGAGCGCTGGAGCGCACAGATTCGTCTAAGCACATCTGTGTGACAGTCATTCTGGATTCGGTGGAACTACTTGTTGACCTTATGCATTATCCTGGAAAGCTGTTTCCCTGTTCAACAAAGCAGCGAAATCGCTCTCATTTCTTTGGTGAGAGTGATTCTATAGAAACTGATTCATATAACTCACCGATGGATCCCATTAGCCCTACCTGTTTCAGTTCCGACTATAGTGGCACTGGAAG TCCAGAGCATCCTCTCTTCCGAGGACCTGGGAGATCCATTCTTGGTGGTCGCGCACTTTCTTTCAAGGACTGCACCTATGATGTTACTTCTTCAAG GTCTGCTGGTGCATCACCTTTACACACTCGTAGAAGAAGACGAAGATCCATTAGCATGATTCCGGAGATTGGTGATGACATTGTAAG GCTTGTTAACTTAAAA GTGCTGAATTTCCATCCAGATGACCTAAATACACGAAATGGTGAAAAAGGTCAAGCACAGCATTTTCATGGAAAGTGTTTGGCATCTGACAAAGCAATCTCCCTGCCTTCATCCCCGCACCGGACCTATGGTAGAGGCAATGCAGCAGGAATTTTTGGCAGTCCTGATATGATGTCAAGATTGGAAAAAGTGATAGAATCTTCAAGGATCCTCAACAAACCATTGTTACCATTTGATGAATGGAACATTGATTTCTCTGAAATCACCATTGGAGCACGTGTTGGAATTG GGTTTTTTGGAGAAGTCTTTCGGTGTATTTGGAATGGAACAGAGGTTGCAGTTAAGGTTTTCCTAGAACAAGACTTGAGTGAAGAAAACATTGAAGATTTTGCCAATGAAATATCCATCCTGAG CCGCATTCGCCACCCAAATG TAATCTTGTTCCTCGGTGCTTGCACAACTCCCCCTCGTTTATCCGTGATTACCGAATTCATGGAGATGGGATCCCTGTATCATCTGATCCATGTAAGTGGACAGAAGAATAACCTCAGCTGGCAAAGGAGATTGAAAATGCTTTGCGATATATGCAG GGGGCTGCTGTGTATACATAGGATGAAAATCGTGCATCGTGATCTAAAGAGTGGAAACTGCCTTGTAAATAAACACTACAAAGTCAAGATCTGTGATTTTGGACTATCGCGGTTACTGATTTCAACGCCCATGCAAGATTCTTCCTCAGCAGGTACACCAGAATGGATGGCCCCAGAGCTTATTCGTAATGAACCTTTCACCGAAAAATGCGACATTTTTAGTTTTGGGGTCATAATATGGGAACTATACACACTCAAAAAACCATGGGAAGGTGTTCCATCTATCCAG GTCGTATACGCTGTTGCTAATGATGGAAAACGGCTAGAAATTCCTGAAGGTCCTCTAGGAAAACTAATTTCAG ATTGCTGGGCAGAACCAGATGAacggcctagttgtgaggaaatcTTATCACGGCTACAAGAATGTAGGCCTTCTGCCAGTTGA